In Candidatus Eremiobacteraceae bacterium, the genomic stretch TATTGGTGAGCGGGAAAACTCGGACCCTGATTCGTCTGAAACATGCGGTCGCCGAACGTGTATTGTTCGGCGAGTTCGAAATACGGATGGACTTGCGAAGGCGGCACGTAGCTATACGCGCACGGAGGACTCGGACAAGATTGATCCTCGAGGTCGAAGCCGTCCATCTTGCCGCGGTCGTAGCCCTTGACGAAACTGTCATGTGTATGAGAGAGAAAAATATTAGCGACTAGCGCTACGGGCTGGAGCGCTAGAGTGTGTCCCTGCGAATCCTTGCCGGTGTTGGCGACGTCCGCGCCGGGCAGCCCGTGGAACAAATCGTCGGGCGAGCGATTCTCCTGAACGATGATGACGATGTGCTTGATGGGCGTGGTGGAGGGAGGGGTGGTCGGCGGCGTTGTGACTCTCGGCAGGGGACCGAAGCCCGCTCCGCCAGCGCAATTGGTCTGCGTCAGTACGAGACAGATCAAACCGGCAAGTCCAAGCAATCGCTTCACGCTTAGGTGATACGCACTCCATAGCCTGACAATCCTAGCCGCGGGGATAAAATTTGAATGAAAAAATCAGTGCCAGCGCGCGTAGTCGGCGAAAAAACCTTGCCAACCGCCGCCCACCGTGAGTACGGCGCCGTTCACAAACGATGCTTCATCGCCCGCGAGGTACGCAACGGCGTCCCCGATGTCTTCCCAGCTTCCCGGCCTCGTCGTGGGATTGCGATATTCTTTCCGCGTTCGAGCCGTGGCGCGGTCCGCGCTCTTGTCGCGGATGTCTCCGATGCAGATCGCATTGCAAGTCACGCCGTTCGGCCCTTCCTCAAGCGCGATCGATTTGATGAACGCCACAACACCGGCTTTCGCGGCAGCGTAGGCGCTGAGATGACGAAAACCTTGCGTGGTTTCGCTGCCGGTCATTCCAAAGGCTATGATGCGGCCGAATTTCTGTGCCCTCATGAATGAGAGCGCCGAGCGCGAGCAGGCGTACACCGACGTGAGATTGCCGTCGATCATCGCGCGAAAATCTTCCGCCGCCGTAGCGTGCAGGTCTCGAACGAGCATGGGTCCGGCGCCGCAGACGAGGACGTCGAGCCGGCCGAATCGCGCCGCGGCCTGCCCCACGAGCTGTTCAGCTTGCGCGGGGTCCGCCACGTCGGCGCGGAAGGCTTCGGCTTGCGCTCCTTCGGCGCGCACGGCCGCCAGCGTTTCGTCCGCATTGGTTCGGTCGGGTTTGAAATTGCACGCGATGTCGTGGCCGCGCCGCGCGAGGCTCACGCATACGCCACGCATCAGACCGGCTGCACTGCCGCTGACCAGCGCAACCCTTCGTGCAGGCTGCGTACTAGTAGAAGAACTCATCGCGGTCGGGTTCAGGCGGGACATAGAACGGGCCTGCGGGCTCCGCCACGCAGGGGCGCCGCTTTTGGCACTCGAAACACTAGACTGCTAATGTCAAAATCCAACGAAAGCCATTCCGGCAAGAAACTCAAGGGCGCGGCTCCCGTCGGGGACGGCGCTCATTTTTCGATTGCCGGCGATGCCCCGCTCGATCGTCGCAAAACGTCGATCCTCGGCACGGTGGTCTACGAATATATCGCGACGGGCGAACCGGTCGGATCGGCGACGCTCACTTCCAAATATAATCTAGGCGTCAGCCCTGCCACCGTGCGCGCCGAAATGGCCAGCTTGGAAGAAGAAGGCTATCTCGATCAGCCGCACACGTCCGCGGGCCGAGTCCCATCCGACCAAGGCTACCG encodes the following:
- a CDS encoding SDR family oxidoreductase yields the protein MSRLNPTAMSSSTSTQPARRVALVSGSAAGLMRGVCVSLARRGHDIACNFKPDRTNADETLAAVRAEGAQAEAFRADVADPAQAEQLVGQAAARFGRLDVLVCGAGPMLVRDLHATAAEDFRAMIDGNLTSVYACSRSALSFMRAQKFGRIIAFGMTGSETTQGFRHLSAYAAAKAGVVAFIKSIALEEGPNGVTCNAICIGDIRDKSADRATARTRKEYRNPTTRPGSWEDIGDAVAYLAGDEASFVNGAVLTVGGGWQGFFADYARWH